In a single window of the Ancylobacter polymorphus genome:
- the urtE gene encoding urea ABC transporter ATP-binding subunit UrtE: MQFRIEALDQHYGSSQVLRQVGLEIAPGECLAVLGRNGAGKTTLLKCVMGLIAPSAGRVLLDGADITGWSPNRRSRAGIAYVPQGREIFSELTVGENIEAAARAHGTYGTAAMEEAVSLFPVLAEMWKRPGGALSGGQQQQLAIARALVTRPRLLILDEPTEGIQPNIVAAIGEVLRALKGRLSILLVEQYLDFAIETADAFLILSRGAVVESGRAEAMSRAHLTRFIAV, from the coding sequence ATGCAGTTCCGTATCGAGGCACTCGACCAGCATTACGGCTCCTCGCAGGTGCTGCGCCAAGTGGGGCTGGAGATCGCGCCGGGCGAATGCCTGGCCGTTCTCGGCCGCAACGGCGCCGGCAAGACCACGCTGCTCAAATGCGTGATGGGGCTGATCGCGCCGAGCGCGGGGCGGGTGCTGCTCGACGGCGCCGACATCACCGGCTGGTCGCCCAACCGCCGCTCCCGCGCCGGCATCGCCTATGTGCCGCAGGGCCGCGAGATCTTCTCGGAGCTGACGGTGGGCGAGAACATCGAGGCCGCCGCCCGCGCCCATGGCACCTATGGCACGGCGGCGATGGAGGAGGCGGTGAGCCTGTTCCCGGTGCTGGCCGAGATGTGGAAGCGCCCCGGCGGCGCGCTGTCGGGCGGGCAGCAGCAGCAGCTCGCCATCGCCCGCGCCCTCGTCACCCGCCCGCGCCTCCTGATCCTCGACGAGCCGACCGAGGGCATCCAGCCCAATATCGTCGCCGCCATCGGCGAGGTGCTGCGCGCGCTGAAAGGCCGGCTGTCCATCCTGCTGGTCGAGCAATATCTCGACTTCGCCATCGAGACCGCCGACGCTTTCCTCATCCTCTCGCGCGGGGCCGTGGTGGAGAGCGGCCGCGCCGAGGCGATGAGCCGCGCCCATCTCACCCGCTTCATCGCCGTCTGA
- a CDS encoding acetamidase/formamidase family protein — protein sequence MSRRFEIPATPENMVWGYLDSQTPPVLEVASGDVVTLHSFPAGGKETLPETLPVPEDYRLALDTLPQGPGPHFITGPIYVKDAKPGDALQVDILDVKVRQDWGFVSILPLLGTLPDEFTDYETIHPVVDHAKNVCVMPWGTEIPLDPFFGIIATAPPPAWGRCGSPVPRAFGGNMDNKELRAGTTLYLPVFNEGALFFAGDGHGVQGDGEVCITALETGVTGTFRLTVRKDMALDWPFAESATHLMSIGLDEDLDDAAKQATREMVKHVCERTNLSRNQAYMLCSLAGNLRVTQMVDGNKGVHMLLRKSLL from the coding sequence ATGTCGCGCCGCTTTGAAATCCCGGCCACTCCGGAAAACATGGTCTGGGGCTATCTCGACAGCCAGACCCCGCCCGTGCTCGAAGTCGCCTCGGGGGATGTGGTCACGCTGCATTCCTTCCCCGCCGGCGGCAAGGAGACGCTGCCCGAGACGCTGCCGGTTCCCGAGGATTACCGGCTGGCGCTCGACACGCTGCCGCAGGGGCCGGGACCGCATTTCATCACCGGCCCGATCTATGTGAAGGACGCCAAGCCCGGCGACGCGCTGCAGGTCGACATTCTCGACGTGAAGGTGCGCCAGGACTGGGGCTTCGTCTCCATCCTGCCGCTGCTCGGCACGCTGCCGGACGAGTTCACCGATTACGAGACCATCCACCCCGTGGTCGACCACGCCAAGAATGTCTGCGTGATGCCGTGGGGCACGGAGATTCCGCTCGACCCCTTCTTCGGCATCATCGCCACGGCGCCGCCGCCGGCCTGGGGGCGCTGCGGCTCGCCGGTGCCGCGCGCCTTTGGCGGCAATATGGACAATAAGGAGCTGCGCGCCGGCACCACGCTCTATCTGCCGGTCTTCAACGAGGGTGCGCTGTTCTTCGCCGGCGACGGCCACGGCGTGCAGGGCGATGGCGAAGTGTGCATCACGGCGCTGGAAACCGGCGTCACCGGCACGTTCCGCCTCACCGTGCGCAAGGACATGGCGCTGGACTGGCCCTTCGCCGAGAGCGCGACGCATCTGATGTCGATCGGTCTCGACGAGGATCTCGACGACGCCGCCAAGCAGGCGACGCGCGAGATGGTCAAGCATGTGTGCGAGCGCACCAATCTCTCGCGCAACCAGGCCTATATGCTGTGCTCGCTGGCCGGAAATCTGCGGGTGACGCAGATGGTGGACGGCAATAAGGGCGTGCACATGCTGCTGCGCAAATCGCTGCTGTGA
- a CDS encoding CheR family methyltransferase — protein sequence MIAPAEFDFLRRFLKEKSGLALSDDKHYLLETRLDPVMRKASIPNVAHLVGALRERGTSPLAEAVIEAMTTNESLFFRDKRPFEQLASLFLPGIVSRRPPGQPLRIWCAAASTGQEPYSIAMLLRDNERLLGGRRVEIVATDLSGEVIDRAKEGLYSQFEVQRGLPVQYLLKCFNQEGDMWRINADIRSMVRFSRLNLLQPFGHLGQFDVVFCRNVLIYFDAPTKSDVLSRIASIMAPDGYLVLGGAESVLGLSTELVPGSQHGFYIRKN from the coding sequence ATGATCGCGCCCGCCGAATTCGACTTCCTCCGTCGCTTCCTCAAGGAAAAATCCGGTCTCGCCCTCTCCGACGACAAGCACTATCTGCTGGAGACACGGCTCGACCCGGTCATGCGGAAGGCCTCGATCCCCAATGTGGCGCATCTTGTCGGCGCCCTGCGCGAGCGCGGCACCTCCCCGCTCGCCGAGGCCGTGATTGAGGCGATGACGACGAACGAGTCGCTGTTCTTTCGCGACAAGCGGCCCTTCGAACAGCTCGCCTCGCTGTTCCTGCCGGGCATCGTCTCGCGTCGCCCGCCGGGCCAGCCGCTGCGCATCTGGTGCGCCGCGGCCTCGACCGGGCAGGAGCCGTATTCCATCGCCATGCTGCTGCGCGACAATGAGCGGCTGCTGGGCGGAAGGCGGGTGGAGATCGTCGCCACCGATCTCTCGGGCGAGGTGATCGACCGGGCGAAGGAGGGGCTCTACAGCCAGTTCGAGGTGCAGCGCGGCCTGCCGGTGCAGTATCTGCTGAAGTGCTTCAACCAGGAGGGCGACATGTGGCGCATCAATGCCGACATACGCTCCATGGTTCGCTTCTCCCGACTGAACCTGCTGCAGCCCTTCGGCCATCTCGGGCAGTTCGACGTCGTGTTCTGCCGCAACGTGCTGATCTATTTCGACGCGCCGACGAAAAGCGACGTGCTCAGCCGCATTGCCAGCATCATGGCACCGGACGGCTATCTCGTGCTCGGCGGCGCCGAAAGCGTGCTGGGCCTGTCCACCGAGCTGGTGCCCGGCAGCCAGCACGGCTTCTACATCCGCAAGAACTGA
- a CDS encoding protein-glutamate methylesterase/protein-glutamine glutaminase — MTLARPPGAPATPAQAQPSGPPIKVMIVDDSVFMRGILSKWLGESGEFTVVGTHPNGRRAADDVQSSQPDVVILDLEMPDMDGLTALPLILERKPNTAVLVASALSRRGAEVSLRALTLGAADYLPKPDSARGPVAAEEFRAELLAKARSLGQRVRRRSMPRPPIGSTAGTPAAGAPATAPAAAPAKIPGLGRPDGKLRAYSRMPPALLAIGSSTGGPQALTKLFADIGPFIGRVPVLVVQHMPPTFTAILAEHIARASGRRCAEGRDGEDLVAGQIYVAPGGLHMDVVQSGGVSRIRLLDSAPVNFCKPAVDPMFESVAGIYGAAALSVVLTGMGSDGARGALKIADLGGSVIAQDEESSVVWGMPGATAAIGACAGILPLVEIGPRVNRLLTGGRE; from the coding sequence ATGACGCTCGCACGCCCCCCGGGCGCCCCCGCAACGCCGGCGCAGGCGCAGCCTTCCGGTCCGCCGATCAAGGTGATGATCGTCGACGATTCGGTGTTCATGCGCGGCATCCTCAGCAAGTGGCTCGGCGAATCCGGCGAGTTCACCGTGGTCGGCACCCATCCCAATGGCCGCCGCGCCGCCGACGATGTCCAGAGTTCGCAGCCGGACGTGGTCATCCTCGACCTCGAAATGCCCGACATGGACGGCCTCACCGCCCTGCCGCTCATCCTTGAGCGCAAGCCCAACACCGCGGTGCTGGTCGCCTCGGCGCTGAGCCGCCGCGGCGCGGAGGTCAGCCTGCGCGCGCTCACCCTCGGCGCGGCGGACTATCTGCCCAAGCCCGACAGCGCGCGCGGCCCGGTGGCGGCGGAGGAATTCCGCGCCGAGCTTCTGGCCAAGGCCCGCAGCCTCGGCCAGCGCGTGCGCCGCCGCTCCATGCCGCGGCCGCCGATCGGCTCGACGGCCGGCACGCCCGCTGCGGGCGCGCCCGCGACGGCCCCGGCCGCCGCCCCGGCGAAGATCCCCGGCCTCGGCCGTCCCGATGGCAAGCTGCGCGCCTATTCGCGCATGCCGCCGGCTCTCCTCGCCATCGGCAGCTCCACGGGCGGGCCGCAGGCGCTGACAAAGCTGTTCGCCGATATCGGTCCCTTCATCGGCCGCGTGCCGGTGCTGGTGGTGCAGCACATGCCCCCCACCTTCACCGCCATCCTGGCCGAGCACATCGCCCGCGCCTCGGGCCGGCGCTGCGCCGAGGGGCGCGACGGGGAAGACCTCGTCGCCGGCCAGATCTATGTCGCGCCGGGTGGCCTGCACATGGATGTGGTGCAGAGCGGCGGCGTGAGCCGTATCCGCCTCTTGGACAGCGCGCCGGTGAATTTCTGCAAGCCCGCCGTCGACCCGATGTTCGAATCGGTCGCCGGCATCTATGGCGCCGCGGCACTGAGCGTCGTGCTCACCGGCATGGGCAGCGACGGCGCGCGCGGCGCGCTGAAGATCGCCGATCTCGGCGGCAGCGTCATCGCCCAGGACGAAGAAAGCAGCGTGGTCTGGGGCATGCCCGGCGCCACGGCGGCGATCGGCGCCTGCGCCGGCATCCTGCCGCTGGTGGAGATCGGTCCACGGGTCAACCGGCTGCTTACGGGAGGCCGCGAATGA
- a CDS encoding response regulator gives MKTFLVVDDSSVVRKVARRMLEEWSFEVDEAENGAVALVRCRQQMPDGILLDWNMPELTGVEFLEQLRSEAGGTAPRVVFCSTNNDASHIASALSAGADEYIMKPFDADILREKLVEVGLLEEEPT, from the coding sequence ATGAAGACGTTTCTTGTCGTTGACGACTCCAGCGTGGTGCGCAAGGTCGCGCGGCGAATGCTGGAAGAATGGTCGTTCGAGGTCGACGAGGCTGAGAACGGCGCCGTGGCGCTTGTGCGCTGCCGCCAGCAGATGCCTGACGGCATCCTGCTCGACTGGAACATGCCGGAGCTCACCGGCGTCGAATTCCTGGAGCAGCTGCGCAGCGAAGCCGGCGGCACCGCGCCGCGTGTGGTGTTCTGCAGCACCAATAACGATGCCTCCCATATCGCCTCGGCCCTCTCGGCCGGCGCGGACGAGTACATCATGAAGCCGTTCGACGCCGACATCCTGCGGGAGAAGCTTGTCGAGGTCGGTCTGCTGGAGGAAGAGCCCACATGA
- a CDS encoding chemotaxis protein CheW gives MSTAAANVEGRSDAHQYVTVRVGGQLFGLPISSVNEVFVPDRITPVPLASREIDGVLNLRGRIVTMIDMRRLLGLSDGTLARMAVGIERTGEAFALLIDGVGDVLLLDPSTYESNPPNLEEEWTQFAEGVHRLETELLVVLDVERVLATVGGVRSAA, from the coding sequence ATGAGCACGGCAGCTGCCAATGTGGAAGGGCGCAGCGACGCCCATCAATATGTGACGGTCCGCGTCGGCGGACAGCTCTTCGGCCTGCCGATCTCGTCGGTGAACGAGGTGTTCGTCCCCGATCGCATCACCCCGGTGCCGCTCGCCTCGCGCGAGATCGACGGGGTGCTGAACCTGCGCGGCCGCATTGTCACCATGATCGACATGCGCCGCCTGCTCGGCCTGTCGGACGGCACCCTCGCCCGCATGGCTGTGGGCATCGAGCGCACGGGCGAAGCGTTCGCCCTGCTCATCGACGGGGTCGGGGACGTGCTGCTGCTCGACCCCAGCACCTATGAGAGCAACCCGCCCAATCTCGAGGAAGAGTGGACGCAGTTCGCCGAGGGCGTCCACCGCCTGGAGACGGAGCTGCTCGTGGTGCTCGATGTCGAGCGTGTGCTCGCCACCGTCGGTGGCGTGCGCAGCGCGGCTTAA
- a CDS encoding hybrid sensor histidine kinase/response regulator, whose protein sequence is MDDLLREFLTETSESLDVADGELLRLETDPNNRDILNNIFRLVHTIKGTCGFIGLARLARLAHAAETLMDEFRNGRPVKSGAVDLILRTIDRIKLILAEIERTDGVEPPGADEDLITALEAEAAQETVEEEVVAPPLAAAMPAPVETVSAAGTLERELLPGEVPLDELERMFRETAVEARPKAVATPAPALAPKAAEGELAAAGHDPAAAAAQTIRVNVSVLEHLMTMVSELVLTRNQLMEISRRNEDSEYKSPLQRLSTVTGELQEAVMRTRMQPIGNAWQKLPRIVRDLAHELGKHIELEQHGAETELDRQLLDQIKDPLTHMVRNSADHGLEMPAARRAAGKPEKGTIRLAAYHEGGHVIVEIADDGRGLDVSRIKAKAVENGLCTEADAARMTDAQAFRFIFQAGFSTAQQVTSVSGRGVGMDVVRCNIEAIGGTVDVRSKRGEGTTFTIKIPLTLAIVPALIVESTGERFALPQTSVVELVRVRGDSEHSLSFIKHAHVLRLRDRLLPILDLGTVMGLSCHWGERPEGELIVVMQVGSQRFGVVVDSVSHTEEIVVKPLASVLRGISLVSGSTILGDGRVIMIIDPNGLSQLAAARSDKTGEATKSEADAAKNADTNRMSLLLCRAGAEGLKAVPLALVTRLEELDAEDVERLSDRCVAQYRGTLIPILYANDEVERKTSGKQPLLIFSEGERTMGLVVDQIVDIVETAFELKLSSASPDIMGGAIINGTATEVLDVAHFVQRAFGESFDIPVGHGHERSGRLLLVDDNAFHRAMLEPVLKGNGYAVTTCTSASEALEKLSGDARFDAVVSEVDLRGLDGIGFAERVRSELHMENLPIIAIATGGDADSIERGRMAGFTDYVAKFDRNGLLAALREFAVHEDEEKAA, encoded by the coding sequence ATGGACGATCTGCTCCGCGAATTCCTGACGGAAACCAGCGAAAGCCTCGACGTCGCCGACGGCGAACTTCTGAGGCTCGAAACCGACCCGAACAACCGGGACATCCTCAACAACATCTTCCGCCTCGTGCACACCATCAAGGGCACGTGCGGCTTCATCGGCCTGGCGCGGCTGGCACGGCTCGCCCATGCCGCCGAGACGCTGATGGATGAGTTCCGCAACGGCCGGCCGGTGAAGTCGGGCGCGGTGGACCTGATCCTGCGCACCATCGACCGGATCAAGCTGATCCTGGCCGAGATCGAGCGCACCGACGGCGTCGAGCCTCCGGGCGCGGACGAGGACCTGATCACGGCGCTGGAGGCGGAAGCCGCGCAGGAGACCGTCGAGGAAGAGGTGGTCGCCCCACCGCTCGCCGCCGCCATGCCGGCGCCGGTGGAAACCGTCTCTGCCGCCGGCACGCTGGAGCGCGAACTGCTGCCGGGCGAAGTGCCGCTGGACGAACTTGAGCGCATGTTCCGCGAGACAGCGGTGGAAGCCCGCCCCAAGGCGGTCGCCACGCCCGCCCCCGCGCTCGCGCCGAAGGCCGCCGAGGGTGAGCTGGCCGCGGCCGGGCACGACCCGGCGGCGGCGGCGGCGCAGACCATCCGCGTCAACGTTTCCGTGCTCGAACATCTGATGACGATGGTGTCCGAGCTGGTGCTGACCCGCAACCAGCTGATGGAAATCAGCCGCCGCAACGAGGACAGCGAATATAAGAGCCCGCTGCAGCGGCTCTCCACCGTGACCGGCGAATTGCAGGAAGCGGTGATGCGCACCCGCATGCAGCCGATCGGCAATGCCTGGCAGAAGCTGCCGCGCATCGTGCGCGACCTCGCCCATGAGCTCGGCAAGCATATCGAGCTGGAACAGCACGGCGCCGAGACCGAACTCGACCGGCAGTTGCTCGACCAGATCAAGGACCCGCTCACCCATATGGTGCGCAATTCCGCCGATCACGGTCTGGAGATGCCGGCCGCGCGGCGCGCCGCCGGCAAGCCGGAAAAGGGCACGATCCGCCTCGCCGCCTATCACGAGGGTGGCCATGTCATCGTCGAGATTGCCGATGACGGGCGCGGGCTCGATGTCAGCCGCATCAAGGCGAAGGCGGTCGAGAACGGCCTGTGCACGGAAGCCGATGCCGCGCGCATGACCGATGCGCAGGCCTTCCGCTTCATCTTCCAGGCTGGCTTCTCCACCGCGCAGCAGGTCACCAGCGTATCCGGCCGCGGCGTCGGCATGGATGTGGTGCGCTGCAATATCGAGGCGATCGGCGGCACGGTCGATGTCCGCTCCAAGCGCGGCGAAGGCACCACCTTCACCATCAAGATCCCGCTGACGCTGGCCATCGTCCCGGCGCTGATCGTCGAATCTACCGGCGAGCGCTTCGCCCTGCCGCAGACCTCGGTGGTCGAGCTGGTGCGGGTGCGCGGCGATAGCGAGCATTCGCTGAGCTTCATCAAGCACGCCCATGTGCTGCGCCTGCGCGACCGGCTGCTGCCGATCCTCGATCTCGGCACGGTGATGGGCCTGTCCTGCCATTGGGGCGAGCGTCCCGAGGGCGAGCTGATCGTGGTGATGCAGGTCGGCAGCCAGCGCTTCGGCGTCGTTGTCGACAGCGTCTCGCACACCGAGGAAATCGTGGTGAAGCCGCTCGCCTCGGTGCTGCGCGGCATCTCCCTGGTCTCGGGCAGCACCATTCTCGGCGACGGGCGCGTCATCATGATCATCGACCCCAACGGCCTGTCCCAGCTCGCCGCCGCCCGCTCGGACAAGACCGGAGAGGCGACCAAGAGCGAGGCGGATGCCGCCAAGAACGCCGATACCAACCGGATGTCGCTGCTGCTCTGCCGCGCCGGCGCGGAAGGGCTGAAGGCGGTGCCGCTCGCCCTCGTCACCCGCCTCGAAGAACTCGACGCCGAGGATGTGGAGCGCCTGTCGGATCGCTGCGTCGCGCAGTATCGCGGCACGCTCATCCCGATCCTCTACGCCAATGACGAAGTGGAGCGGAAGACCTCCGGCAAGCAGCCTCTGCTCATCTTCTCGGAAGGCGAGCGGACCATGGGCCTCGTCGTCGACCAGATCGTCGACATCGTCGAGACCGCCTTCGAGCTCAAGCTGTCCTCGGCCTCCCCGGACATCATGGGCGGGGCGATCATCAACGGCACCGCGACCGAGGTGCTGGATGTCGCCCATTTCGTGCAGCGCGCCTTCGGCGAGAGCTTCGACATTCCCGTCGGGCATGGCCATGAGCGCAGCGGCCGGCTGCTGCTGGTGGACGACAACGCCTTCCATCGCGCCATGCTGGAACCGGTGCTGAAGGGCAATGGCTATGCCGTGACCACCTGCACCTCCGCCAGCGAGGCGCTGGAGAAGCTCTCCGGCGACGCCCGCTTCGACGCGGTGGTCAGCGAGGTCGATCTGCGCGGCCTCGACGGCATCGGCTTCGCCGAGCGCGTGCGCAGCGAGCTGCACATGGAGAACCTGCCGATCATCGCCATCGCCACCGGCGGCGACGCGGATTCCATCGAACGCGGCCGGATGGCCGGTTTCACCGATTATGTCGCGAAGTTCGACCGCAACGGCCTCCTCGCCGCGCTGCGCGAATTCGCGGTCCACGAGGATGAGGAGAAGGCGGCATGA
- a CDS encoding methyl-accepting chemotaxis protein: MKITGKIYSIVATLGLTTAIVGGISVYTLAHETRLANKLDQLHRQAFLAERINGLVSTVVMDARGIYMSKDTEAAKPFVAGLKRSLNHLQETAQEVTSTKDADVQASFGPVAKDVADFVAFRTETARLATSEGPQAANVQGNNEANRANRKALQTSLNEHVERLRDMTDPLREEFNTVSSWAGFVILAATIIGLLIGIGTGLYIGVVTLSRPIRRVIETVKAVADGKLDVAVEPNPGKDEIGDLWRSTGELLGTLRDAEQLRAEQATNAERMEAEKRVAMRDLAERFDSEVSGVVRSVAAAVTQLEHSASSMSSSADETSKQSTVVAAAAEQATSNVQIAASAAEELAASVREIGHQVATAAKIAGEATEQATGTADVVRGLATNAQRIGQVVNLITDIASQTNLLALNATIEAARAGEAGRGFAVVAMEVKTLAEQTSKATDEISSQIAAVQGATNDVVRAIENITGTIRRIDEISSAIATSIDEQGAATGEIAQNVHQAAQGTQEVSSSISTVSVAAADTGRVSAEIVRSASDLSSQASRLRTQVDTFIERIRAA, translated from the coding sequence ATGAAGATCACCGGTAAAATCTATTCCATCGTCGCCACGTTGGGCCTGACAACGGCGATCGTCGGCGGCATTTCGGTCTACACGCTGGCGCATGAAACGCGCCTCGCCAACAAGCTCGACCAATTGCACCGCCAGGCCTTCCTCGCCGAACGCATCAACGGCCTGGTCAGCACCGTCGTCATGGACGCGCGCGGCATCTACATGTCGAAGGACACGGAAGCCGCCAAGCCCTTCGTCGCCGGCCTGAAGCGCAGCCTCAACCACCTGCAAGAGACCGCGCAGGAAGTGACCTCGACCAAGGATGCCGATGTCCAGGCCAGCTTCGGCCCGGTCGCCAAGGATGTCGCCGACTTCGTCGCCTTCCGCACCGAGACCGCGCGCCTCGCCACCTCGGAAGGCCCGCAGGCGGCCAATGTCCAGGGCAACAACGAGGCCAACCGCGCCAATCGCAAGGCACTGCAGACCTCGCTCAACGAACATGTCGAGCGGCTGCGCGACATGACCGATCCGCTGCGCGAGGAGTTCAACACCGTCAGCAGCTGGGCCGGCTTCGTCATCCTCGCCGCGACGATCATCGGCCTTCTCATCGGCATCGGCACCGGCCTCTATATCGGCGTCGTCACGCTGAGCCGCCCCATCCGTCGGGTTATCGAAACGGTGAAGGCCGTGGCCGACGGCAAGCTCGATGTCGCGGTCGAGCCCAATCCGGGCAAGGACGAGATTGGCGACCTCTGGCGTTCCACCGGTGAGCTTCTGGGCACGCTGCGCGATGCCGAGCAGCTGCGCGCCGAGCAGGCGACCAATGCCGAACGTATGGAAGCCGAGAAGCGCGTCGCCATGCGCGATCTCGCCGAACGCTTCGACAGCGAGGTCTCCGGCGTCGTCCGCTCCGTGGCGGCCGCCGTCACCCAGCTCGAACATTCCGCTTCCAGCATGAGCTCGTCCGCCGACGAGACCAGCAAGCAGTCCACCGTCGTCGCCGCGGCCGCCGAACAGGCGACCAGCAATGTGCAGATCGCCGCCTCCGCCGCCGAGGAGCTCGCCGCCTCGGTGCGCGAGATCGGCCATCAGGTGGCCACCGCCGCCAAGATCGCCGGCGAGGCGACCGAGCAGGCGACCGGCACCGCCGATGTGGTGCGCGGCCTCGCCACCAACGCCCAGCGCATCGGCCAGGTGGTGAACCTCATCACCGACATCGCCTCGCAGACCAATCTGCTGGCCCTCAACGCCACCATCGAGGCGGCGCGGGCAGGCGAGGCGGGACGCGGCTTCGCGGTCGTGGCGATGGAAGTGAAGACCCTCGCCGAGCAGACCTCGAAGGCGACCGACGAGATTTCCTCGCAGATCGCCGCCGTGCAGGGCGCCACCAACGATGTGGTGCGGGCGATCGAGAACATCACCGGCACCATCCGCCGCATCGACGAGATTTCCAGCGCCATCGCCACCTCGATCGATGAGCAGGGGGCGGCGACCGGTGAGATCGCGCAGAACGTCCACCAGGCGGCCCAGGGCACGCAGGAAGTCTCTTCCAGCATTTCGACGGTGAGCGTCGCGGCTGCCGATACCGGCCGCGTCTCCGCCGAAATCGTCCGCTCCGCCTCCGATCTGTCGTCTCAGGCCAGCCGCCTGCGCACCCAGGTCGACACCTTCATCGAACGCATCCGCGCCGCCTGA
- a CDS encoding rod-binding protein: MSIQPPSDILLDVVKAADPHKAQAMAARLREVASAGPAGAVDLAEGAGFDDALASEGVAAPALGEGTSPLGGFSARALSNATALSARHETPGASPYRRFEAMVLSGFVEQLLPKSSATLFGAGTAGQVWRSMLAERIADEVAKSGGIGIAQHLAAARGGPSAS, encoded by the coding sequence ATGAGCATTCAGCCGCCCTCCGATATCCTTCTCGACGTGGTGAAAGCCGCCGATCCGCACAAGGCGCAGGCCATGGCGGCGCGGCTGCGCGAGGTCGCGTCCGCCGGTCCGGCCGGGGCCGTGGACCTCGCCGAGGGCGCGGGCTTCGATGACGCCCTCGCCAGCGAAGGCGTCGCCGCTCCGGCCCTCGGTGAAGGCACCAGCCCGCTCGGCGGCTTCTCCGCCCGGGCGCTTTCCAACGCCACCGCCCTTTCCGCCCGTCACGAGACGCCCGGCGCCTCGCCCTATCGGCGCTTCGAGGCGATGGTGCTGAGCGGCTTCGTCGAGCAGCTGCTGCCGAAATCCAGCGCCACCCTGTTCGGCGCCGGCACCGCCGGGCAGGTCTGGCGCTCCATGCTGGCCGAGCGCATCGCCGACGAGGTGGCGAAGTCCGGCGGCATCGGCATCGCCCAGCACCTCGCCGCCGCGCGGGGCGGGCCCAGCGCATCATGA
- a CDS encoding flagellar biosynthetic protein FliR has protein sequence MNSAAEAPLVAAFLIFCRIGACFMLMPAFSSSRLPAKVRLFLALGISYALTPLLGDGIARTVVGLSQAQLLLAIGGELATGGIIGLLARIFFLALQTLMTAAAQALSLATPSSMMADDEGGQVPEIATLMALSAVALLFATEQHWEILRALIDSYARLPPAGTFQTGASLALVVDRLTDTFLLALRLASPFLIYSVVVNFAVGLINKLTPQIPVYFIAMPIITAGGLLLLYATVDDVLRMFLEAFASWLVKG, from the coding sequence GTGAACAGCGCGGCGGAGGCGCCCCTCGTCGCGGCGTTCCTCATCTTCTGCCGCATCGGCGCCTGCTTCATGCTGATGCCGGCCTTTTCCAGTAGCCGGCTGCCAGCCAAGGTGCGGCTGTTCCTGGCGCTGGGCATTTCCTATGCCCTCACCCCGCTGCTGGGCGACGGCATCGCCCGCACCGTGGTCGGCCTGTCGCAGGCCCAGCTCCTGCTGGCGATCGGCGGCGAACTCGCCACCGGTGGCATTATCGGCCTGCTAGCGCGCATCTTCTTCCTCGCCCTGCAGACGCTGATGACGGCGGCGGCGCAGGCGCTGAGCCTCGCCACCCCCTCCAGCATGATGGCGGACGATGAAGGCGGCCAGGTGCCGGAAATCGCCACGCTGATGGCGCTGTCCGCCGTCGCCCTGCTCTTCGCCACCGAACAGCACTGGGAAATCCTGCGCGCGCTCATCGATTCCTATGCGCGTCTGCCGCCGGCCGGCACCTTCCAGACCGGCGCCTCGCTCGCTTTGGTCGTGGACCGGCTCACCGACACCTTCCTGCTGGCGCTGCGGCTGGCGAGCCCGTTCCTCATCTATTCCGTGGTGGTGAACTTCGCGGTCGGCCTCATCAACAAGCTGACCCCGCAGATTCCCGTCTATTTCATTGCCATGCCCATCATCACCGCCGGCGGGCTGCTGCTGCTCTATGCGACGGTAGACGATGTGCTGCGCATGTTCCTGGAGGCCTTCGCCTCCTGGCTGGTGAAAGGCTGA